From Deltaproteobacteria bacterium:
GGGGAGGATCAATACCTTCAACCGGGCGGCCGAGGTCATGTTTATGGTCAAACCCGGGGATGTACTGGGGAGGTGCATTGACGACCTGCTGGGTGCGGAGCATGTTCGGGTCATGCGTGGAATGCTCCAGGAGGCTCTCGATTCGGACCTCCGGAACGTCAGGCGCGAAATCCCCATCGTAGTCGCCGGGACCCCCCTGATTCTCCTCATAAATATCAGCATCCTGGATGACCCGGCAGGGAAACCCATGGGGTTCGTCCTCGTCCTCGAGGATATGACAAAGCTTGTCAACGCCCAGAAGAAGGCGGCATGGTCTGAGGTGGCGACCCGAATTGCCCACGAGATAAAAAATCCGCTTACCCCCATAAAACTCTCCGCGGAAAGAATCAGGAAGAGGCTTATGGGACATCTGGGTGGGGAGGAAGCCAGGATCCTGAGTGAAGGCACCGGGTCCATTATTCGGGAGGTTGACGGGATGCGCGGATTGGTAAATGAATTTTCCCAATTCGCGCGCCTTCCGGTACTTAACCCCGTTCCGGGGAATCTTAACGGGACGATCGGCGAAGCGGTTACTCTTTACAGCGGTGGAAAGTCCATGAAGGTGAAAATCGGCATGGAGCTGGAGCCTGATCTGCCTGTTATCAGTTTTGACCGCGAACAGATGCGCAGGGTGCTGATCAATCTCATAGACAACGCCATCAAGGCCGTGGAGGAAAAGGGAGAGGGGGAGATCTCTGTTTCGACCAACCTGCTGAAGGCTCAAGGAATGATAGAAATATCCGTGGCTGATACAGGGGTCGGGGTCGAGGAGAATCTTCGAAGCATGATCTTCGAGCCCTACTTCAGCACCAGGGAGGAGGGGACCGGGTTAGGCCTGGCAATTACCCAGAGGATCGTGGAGGAGCATGGCGGAACCATCGCCTACATGGAAAACCACCCCAGCGGAAGCGTATTTTCAATCAGGATCCCGGTTGACATCGGTCCTGGAAGGCGCAGTTGATTTTGAAAGGGGGGTAACGGTTTGAGTCGAAGAAAAACCGGCGGTCTGATTCTCGTTGTCGATGACGACAGGAGTGTCCGGGAAAGTATCAGCACAATACTTCAGGATGAAGGTTACTCTGTCCTTGAGGCGGCCGATGGCGAATCCGCGTTGACCAGGGTGGCCGTGGACAATCCCGACGCTGTTCTGCTGGACGTCTGGATGCCTGGAATGGATGGGATCGAAACGCTCAAGGGGATGACCAGACAGGACCCGGAGTTGCCGGTAATAATCATGTCCGGTCATGGAAACATCGAGACCGCCGTAACCGCCACCAAACTGGGGGCCTTCGATTTTCTGGAAAAACCGCTGTCCATCGATCGTCTTACCCTGGTCCTTAGAAATGCCATCAGCCAAAGAGAGCTCGTAGAGGAAAATCGGGCACTCAGGGATACCCAGGGCAGGACGGATGAGATCGTGGACAGGTCTCCTGCAATGAAAGCGATCATTGAGCAACTCCGGATTGTTGCACCGACCATGGCCTCTGTTCTGATCACGGGGGAGAACGGGACCGGTAAAGACCTACTGGCAAGGGCCCTGCACTCGGCATCCCACAGGGGAAGGGAACCTTTCGTGGCGGTCAACTGTGCCGCCATCCCGGAGGGCCTCATCGAGAGCGAACTGTTCGGACATGAGAGGGGCGCTTTTACCGGCGCCAATGCCCGGAAGAAGGGCAAATTCGACCTGGCCCATCACGGCACCCTCTTTTTAGACGAGATAGGGGACATGAGTCTTGCCACCCAGGCCAAAATCCTCCGGGTCCTTGAAGAAAAAGTATTCCAAAGGGTTGGCGGGAACAGGGATATCGATGTTAATGTCCGAATCATAGCCGCGACAAACAAGGACCTGGGGTCGGAGATTTCCGAAGGGCGGTTCCGGGAGGACCTCTTCTTTCGGCTGAATGTTTTTCCTTTTCATATCCCACCCCTTCGGGAACGGGAAGAGGATATTCCAGAACTGCTGGAAAGGTTTCTGGTCGAGTTTGGCGACCTTTATTCCAAGAAGCGGCTTTCCTTTTCCAAGGAGACCCT
This genomic window contains:
- a CDS encoding sigma-54-dependent Fis family transcriptional regulator, with product MILVVDDDRSVRESISTILQDEGYSVLEAADGESALTRVAVDNPDAVLLDVWMPGMDGIETLKGMTRQDPELPVIIMSGHGNIETAVTATKLGAFDFLEKPLSIDRLTLVLRNAISQRELVEENRALRDTQGRTDEIVDRSPAMKAIIEQLRIVAPTMASVLITGENGTGKDLLARALHSASHRGREPFVAVNCAAIPEGLIESELFGHERGAFTGANARKKGKFDLAHHGTLFLDEIGDMSLATQAKILRVLEEKVFQRVGGNRDIDVNVRIIAATNKDLGSEISEGRFREDLFFRLNVFPFHIPPLREREEDIPELLERFLVEFGDLYSKKRLSFSKETLQMMSSYSWPGNIRELRNVVERLVILALDDVISPDLIPVSIKQGGFKKEVEEGSPEGDYRKAREDFERNFFLVNLERNGWNVSKTAEEVGIERSNLHRKIKQLGLRK